In one window of Streptomyces roseofulvus DNA:
- a CDS encoding aminoglycoside phosphotransferase family protein translates to MFATPEEFVRSTVEREGAAGATWISALPGIVGELTERWECAPDGAVMHGGVGVIVPVLRRGGESAVLKVSFPHPGNVHEPDAFMAWGGRGAVLLHERDEERFAMLLERAHPTTLAEAEDGDEVVAVAGRLGRRLAVPAPAGLPRLSERADAWEEALRRDAEELSHALPRRVLDAARATVRELGRVQPETLVHGDLHARNILRAEREPWLAVDPKGLVGDPAYDGGTLLKSRALTLLDADDPGRAVHRLLDVFADAAELDRERVRRWAQFHAVQAAFWARRHGFRVARGGPELDRITGFADHLAELLAGGRRA, encoded by the coding sequence ATGTTCGCGACGCCTGAGGAATTCGTACGGAGCACGGTCGAGCGGGAGGGGGCGGCCGGGGCGACCTGGATCTCCGCACTGCCTGGGATCGTGGGGGAGTTGACGGAACGCTGGGAGTGCGCGCCGGACGGGGCCGTCATGCACGGGGGAGTCGGCGTCATCGTCCCCGTCCTGCGGCGGGGCGGGGAGAGCGCCGTGCTGAAGGTCTCGTTTCCGCACCCCGGCAACGTCCATGAACCGGACGCCTTCATGGCCTGGGGCGGGCGGGGTGCCGTGCTGCTGCACGAGCGCGACGAGGAGCGGTTCGCGATGCTGCTGGAGCGGGCCCACCCGACGACCCTCGCGGAGGCCGAGGACGGCGACGAGGTGGTCGCGGTCGCCGGGCGGCTCGGGCGGCGTCTCGCCGTTCCCGCGCCTGCCGGTCTGCCGCGGCTGAGCGAGCGGGCCGATGCCTGGGAGGAGGCGCTGCGGAGGGACGCCGAGGAGCTGTCGCACGCCCTGCCGCGCCGGGTGCTCGACGCCGCCCGTGCGACCGTGCGCGAGCTGGGGCGGGTCCAGCCGGAGACACTCGTCCACGGCGACCTGCACGCCCGGAACATCCTGCGCGCCGAACGGGAGCCCTGGCTCGCCGTCGACCCCAAGGGGCTCGTGGGCGATCCCGCCTACGACGGCGGCACCCTGCTGAAGTCCCGCGCGCTGACGCTCCTCGACGCGGACGACCCGGGCCGGGCCGTTCACCGCCTGCTCGACGTCTTCGCCGACGCGGCGGAGCTCGACCGCGAGCGGGTGCGGCGCTGGGCCCAGTTCCACGCGGTCCAGGCCGCCTTCTGGGCGCGGCGGCACGGTTTCCGGGTGGCGCGCGGGGGCCCTGAGCTCGATCGGATCACCGGGTTCGCCGACCACCTGGCAGAGCTGCTGGCCGGCGGACGCCGAGCCTGA
- a CDS encoding alpha/beta hydrolase, translated as MHFAFTSEQRLDDGVLERAFTLGEIPGILWSPPAASAPAPLVLIGHPPLGLRAMYPRLAGRARHYAAEYGFAAATIELPGSGVRPRWAAAEQARAELHRAKEAGEPVGGEIVDALVLPLVEKAVPEWQAALDALLSLPGIGGPVGYEGGVISVGVRLAVVEPRIVAAGLFAGSLIPAVMFEEARRVTIPLHVLLQWDDEGNDRQAALDLYDAFGSTEKTLQANLGGHTGVPRFAFESGARFFARHLR; from the coding sequence GTGCACTTCGCCTTCACCTCTGAGCAGCGTCTCGACGACGGCGTCCTCGAACGCGCTTTCACCCTCGGCGAGATCCCCGGCATCCTGTGGTCGCCGCCGGCCGCCTCCGCGCCCGCGCCTCTCGTCCTCATCGGCCACCCGCCGCTGGGACTGCGCGCAATGTACCCCCGGCTGGCCGGGCGGGCACGGCATTACGCGGCGGAGTACGGCTTCGCCGCCGCCACCATCGAGTTGCCGGGGAGCGGTGTGCGGCCCCGGTGGGCCGCCGCGGAACAGGCCCGGGCCGAGCTGCACCGGGCGAAGGAGGCCGGCGAGCCGGTCGGTGGCGAGATCGTCGACGCGCTCGTGCTCCCGCTGGTCGAGAAGGCGGTACCGGAATGGCAGGCCGCCCTGGACGCGCTGTTGTCGCTGCCCGGCATCGGCGGTCCGGTCGGCTACGAAGGGGGCGTGATCTCCGTCGGGGTCCGGCTCGCCGTCGTCGAGCCGCGCATCGTGGCCGCGGGGCTCTTCGCCGGAAGCCTCATCCCCGCCGTCATGTTCGAGGAGGCCCGCCGCGTCACCATTCCGCTGCACGTTCTCCTGCAGTGGGACGACGAAGGGAACGACCGGCAGGCGGCGCTCGACCTGTACGACGCCTTCGGGTCCACGGAGAAGACCCTGCAGGCCAATCTCGGCGGTCACACCGGCGTCCCGCGGTTCGCGTTCGAGAGTGGAGCCCGGTTCTTCGCCCGGCACCTGAGGTGA
- a CDS encoding VOC family protein has translation MNRPAHGTLHHVEIWVPDLGRALVSLGWMLEALGYSVSQSWATGRSWLLGPTYLVLEQSPALTADRYDRLRPGLNHLAFHVENAATVEKLTAEAAGHGWRLMFPDLHPHAGGDRHYAAYLENDDGFEVELVAMSQPDGSAEGPPTPSVP, from the coding sequence GTGAACCGGCCGGCGCACGGGACGCTGCACCACGTCGAGATCTGGGTGCCCGACCTCGGCCGCGCGCTGGTGTCCCTGGGCTGGATGCTGGAGGCGCTGGGCTACTCCGTCTCCCAGAGCTGGGCCACCGGCCGCAGCTGGCTGCTCGGCCCGACCTACCTCGTCCTCGAACAGTCCCCGGCCCTCACGGCCGACCGGTACGACCGCCTCCGTCCCGGGCTGAACCACCTGGCGTTCCATGTGGAGAACGCCGCCACCGTGGAGAAGCTGACGGCCGAAGCCGCCGGACACGGCTGGCGCCTGATGTTCCCGGACCTCCACCCGCACGCCGGCGGCGACCGGCACTACGCCGCCTACCTGGAGAACGACGACGGCTTCGAGGTCGAACTCGTCGCGATGTCTCAGCCGGACGGGTCGGCCGAGGGGCCGCCGACGCCGTCCGTGCCGTAG
- a CDS encoding metalloregulator ArsR/SmtB family transcription factor yields the protein MKAPLYQLKAEFFKTLGHPVRIRVLELLSERDHAVSEMLAEVDVEAAHLSQQLAVLRRSNLVVARREGSTVSYSLTSPEVADLLAVARTILSGVLAGQAELLADLHAATPPSS from the coding sequence GTGAAGGCGCCCCTGTACCAACTGAAGGCCGAGTTCTTCAAGACGCTCGGACACCCGGTCCGCATCCGGGTGCTGGAGCTGCTGAGCGAGCGGGACCACGCGGTCTCGGAGATGCTGGCCGAGGTGGACGTCGAGGCGGCGCACCTGTCGCAGCAGCTCGCGGTGTTGCGCCGGTCGAACCTGGTCGTCGCGCGACGCGAGGGCTCGACGGTGTCGTACTCGCTGACCAGTCCCGAGGTGGCCGACCTCCTCGCGGTCGCCCGGACGATCCTCTCGGGAGTCCTCGCCGGCCAGGCCGAACTCCTCGCCGACCTCCACGCGGCCACACCGCCGTCTTCCTGA
- a CDS encoding SulP family inorganic anion transporter, producing MRRDPRRDLLAGLTVAVVALPLALGFGVSSGLGAEAGLATAVVAGAVAALFGGSDLQVSGPTGAMTVVLVPIVARYGPSGVLTVGLIAGVLVIGLALARAGRYMAYIPASVVEGFTLGIALVIGLQQVPNALGVPAPEGERVLAVTWRAAGAFVQAPNWTALGLALGVAALMLAGARRRPTVPFSLVAVIAATAVAQLFHLDGATPIGSLPAGLPAPSLGFVDPTQLGSLIAPALAVAALAALESLLSAQVADGMTVGQKHDPDRELFGQGLANLAAPLFGGVPATGAIARTAVNVRTGATSRLAALTHAAVLAAIVYAAAPLVSRIPLAALAGVLIATAVRMVEVGSLRALAKATRSDAVVLVLTAVATVVLDLVYAVVIGFVVAGALALRAVAKQARLAETDVTADLPGEHGAEEHALLAEHIVAYRIDGPLFFAAAHRFLLELSDVADVRVVILRMSRVTTVDATGALVLKDVVQKLHRRGIAVLASGIRPGQRQALDSVGALDLLRLDGREFATTPEAIAAARAHLHGTGVLAPAPAPRPRTATEEPSR from the coding sequence ATGCGGCGCGACCCGCGGCGCGACCTGCTCGCCGGGCTCACGGTGGCCGTCGTCGCGCTGCCGCTCGCGCTCGGCTTCGGCGTCTCCTCCGGCCTCGGAGCCGAGGCCGGCCTCGCGACCGCCGTCGTCGCCGGGGCGGTCGCGGCGCTGTTCGGCGGCTCCGACCTCCAGGTCTCCGGGCCGACCGGAGCCATGACCGTCGTCCTCGTCCCCATCGTGGCGCGGTACGGGCCGAGCGGCGTCCTCACCGTCGGCCTGATCGCCGGTGTCCTCGTGATCGGACTCGCCCTGGCGCGGGCCGGCCGGTACATGGCGTACATCCCCGCCTCGGTGGTCGAGGGATTCACCCTGGGCATCGCCCTCGTCATCGGCCTCCAGCAGGTGCCGAACGCCCTCGGCGTCCCCGCACCCGAGGGGGAGCGGGTCCTGGCGGTGACCTGGCGCGCCGCTGGCGCGTTCGTGCAGGCCCCGAACTGGACCGCCCTCGGACTGGCCCTGGGCGTCGCCGCCCTCATGCTGGCCGGCGCCCGCCGGCGGCCGACCGTCCCCTTCTCCCTCGTCGCCGTCATCGCGGCCACGGCCGTCGCCCAGCTCTTCCACCTCGACGGGGCGACCCCGATCGGCTCACTGCCGGCGGGACTCCCCGCCCCTTCCCTCGGCTTCGTCGACCCGACGCAACTGGGCTCCCTGATCGCCCCGGCGCTGGCGGTCGCCGCCCTCGCGGCCCTGGAGTCCCTGCTCTCGGCGCAGGTCGCCGACGGCATGACCGTCGGCCAGAAGCACGACCCCGACCGCGAGCTGTTCGGCCAGGGCCTCGCCAACCTCGCCGCACCCCTCTTCGGAGGCGTACCGGCGACCGGCGCCATCGCCCGTACGGCGGTCAACGTGCGGACCGGCGCCACCTCCCGGCTCGCGGCGCTGACCCACGCGGCCGTCCTCGCCGCCATCGTCTACGCCGCCGCCCCGCTCGTCTCCAGGATCCCGCTCGCCGCCCTCGCCGGCGTGCTGATCGCCACCGCCGTCCGCATGGTCGAGGTCGGCTCGCTGCGCGCCCTGGCCAAGGCCACCCGCTCCGACGCCGTCGTCCTGGTCCTGACCGCCGTCGCCACCGTGGTCCTGGACCTCGTGTACGCGGTCGTCATCGGCTTCGTCGTCGCCGGCGCCCTCGCCCTGCGCGCCGTCGCCAAGCAGGCACGGCTCGCCGAGACGGACGTCACGGCCGACCTGCCGGGCGAACACGGAGCCGAGGAGCACGCGCTGCTCGCCGAGCACATCGTGGCGTACCGGATCGACGGCCCGCTGTTCTTCGCCGCCGCCCACCGCTTCCTCCTCGAACTCTCCGACGTGGCCGACGTCCGCGTCGTCATCCTGCGCATGTCCCGCGTGACGACCGTCGACGCCACCGGCGCCCTCGTCCTCAAGGACGTCGTCCAGAAGCTCCACCGGCGCGGGATCGCCGTCCTGGCCTCCGGGATCCGGCCCGGCCAACGGCAGGCCCTCGACTCCGTCGGCGCCCTGGACCTGCTGCGCCTCGACGGACGCGAGTTCGCGACCACGCCCGAGGCGATCGCCGCCGCCCGCGCCCACCTCCACGGCACCGGCGTCCTGGCCCCCGCCCCCGCTCCGCGCCCCCGGACCGCCACCGAAGAACCCTCCCGATGA
- a CDS encoding ABC transporter permease encodes MSATIHEVSTAHATGSRLGWAAADSWTMTRRELAHWARQPVQVVVGLVFPVMLLLMFGYLIGGGQGVDGDFKAYLVPGMLALTMAFGLEATMLAVTQDLGKGVIDRFRSMPMASGAVLVGRSVADMLQSAVGLAVMLAVGYAVGWRWHEGFGSFLGAVGLLLLLRFAMLWLGIFLAMVAGRPELVQAVQILVWPVGFLSNALASPASMPSWLGAIVEWNPLSATATAVRDLFGNPGAGGDSWAATHAGLLAVAWPVVLIAVFFPLAVNRFRGLSR; translated from the coding sequence ATGAGTGCGACGATCCACGAGGTGAGCACCGCTCACGCCACCGGATCCCGGCTGGGCTGGGCGGCCGCCGACTCCTGGACCATGACCCGGCGCGAGCTGGCCCACTGGGCGCGACAGCCCGTCCAGGTGGTCGTCGGCCTGGTCTTCCCGGTGATGCTGCTGCTGATGTTCGGCTATCTGATCGGCGGCGGACAGGGTGTGGACGGGGACTTCAAGGCGTACCTCGTCCCCGGCATGCTCGCCCTGACCATGGCCTTCGGTCTCGAAGCGACGATGCTCGCCGTGACCCAGGACCTCGGCAAGGGGGTCATCGACCGGTTCCGCTCGATGCCGATGGCCTCCGGCGCGGTCCTGGTCGGGCGGAGCGTCGCCGACATGCTGCAGTCGGCGGTCGGCCTGGCCGTGATGCTCGCGGTCGGGTACGCCGTCGGCTGGCGCTGGCACGAGGGGTTCGGCTCCTTCCTGGGGGCGGTCGGCCTGCTGTTGCTGCTGCGCTTCGCGATGCTGTGGCTCGGGATCTTCCTCGCGATGGTGGCGGGCAGGCCGGAGCTGGTGCAGGCGGTGCAGATCCTGGTCTGGCCGGTCGGCTTCCTCTCCAACGCGCTCGCCTCGCCCGCGTCGATGCCGTCCTGGCTGGGCGCGATCGTGGAGTGGAACCCGCTGTCGGCTACGGCCACGGCGGTGCGGGACCTGTTCGGCAACCCCGGCGCCGGCGGCGACTCCTGGGCCGCGACCCACGCGGGGCTCCTCGCGGTGGCCTGGCCGGTCGTGCTGATCGCGGTGTTCTTCCCGCTGGCGGTGAATCGCTTCCGCGGTCTGAGCCGCTGA
- a CDS encoding ATP-binding cassette domain-containing protein has translation MSDRDLAIVADGLRKRYGDKQALDGLDLTVRAGTVQGILGPNGAGKTTAVRIMSTLLRPDEGRIEVAGLDVRTRADEVRSRIGLLGQNAAVDEELGGRQNLEMFGRLHRLGARRAGARADELLARFGLADTGAKPVRQYSGGMRRRLDLAASLIARPQVLFLDEPTTGLDPRGRTEVWNAVRSLVDGGTTVLLTTQYLEEADQLADRIAVIDHGKVIAEGTADELKARTGGDRVDVVLRDTAQVARAAALLPGEVRVDEDRRMVSASVTDRMAALTETVRALEAAGIEAEDIAVRRPTLDEVFMHLTGEEAA, from the coding sequence TTGTCTGACCGCGATCTGGCGATCGTCGCAGACGGCCTACGGAAGAGGTACGGGGACAAGCAGGCCCTGGACGGCCTCGATCTCACGGTCCGGGCCGGCACCGTCCAGGGGATCCTCGGCCCCAACGGCGCCGGGAAGACCACGGCGGTGCGCATCATGTCCACGCTGCTGCGCCCGGACGAGGGGCGGATCGAGGTCGCCGGCCTCGACGTGCGGACCCGGGCCGACGAGGTGCGCTCGCGGATCGGGCTGCTCGGCCAGAACGCCGCCGTCGACGAGGAGCTCGGTGGCCGGCAGAACCTGGAGATGTTCGGACGCCTCCACCGTCTCGGGGCGCGCCGCGCCGGTGCACGGGCCGACGAGCTCCTCGCCCGGTTCGGGCTCGCGGACACCGGCGCCAAGCCGGTCCGGCAGTACAGCGGCGGCATGCGGCGGCGGCTCGACCTGGCGGCGTCCCTCATCGCCCGGCCCCAGGTGCTCTTCCTGGACGAGCCCACCACCGGACTCGACCCGCGCGGCCGCACGGAGGTGTGGAACGCGGTCCGCTCGCTGGTCGACGGCGGCACGACCGTGCTGCTGACCACCCAGTACCTGGAGGAGGCCGACCAGTTGGCCGACCGGATCGCGGTGATCGACCACGGGAAGGTCATCGCGGAGGGCACGGCCGACGAGCTGAAGGCGAGAACGGGCGGCGACCGCGTCGACGTGGTCCTGCGCGACACGGCCCAGGTGGCCCGCGCGGCGGCGCTCCTCCCCGGCGAGGTGCGGGTCGACGAGGACCGGCGCATGGTCAGCGCCTCGGTCACCGACCGGATGGCCGCCCTGACCGAGACCGTACGGGCCCTGGAGGCGGCCGGCATCGAGGCGGAGGACATCGCCGTGCGCCGGCCGACCCTCGACGAGGTCTTCATGCATCTGACGGGGGAGGAGGCCGCATGA
- a CDS encoding PadR family transcriptional regulator, with product MSAIRLLILGAVRQHGRAHGYQVRNDLEYWGAHEWSNAKPGSIYHALKQMAKQGLLIAHEIAPSTAGGPPRVEYEINDKGTEEYFALLREALSSHEQKTDVLSAGIGFIVDLPREEAVALLRKRIAGLEQWRSAVTEYYTPEAGPEQLGHIGEIMNMWVHSADSGAEWTRGLIERIEGGAYTFAGEGDPFVGVLADGQENPYATGPRPDDEDAR from the coding sequence ATGTCAGCGATCCGGCTGCTGATCCTCGGCGCGGTCCGCCAGCACGGCAGGGCACACGGCTACCAGGTGCGCAACGACCTGGAGTACTGGGGCGCCCACGAGTGGTCCAACGCCAAGCCGGGCTCGATCTACCACGCGCTCAAGCAGATGGCGAAGCAGGGACTCCTCATCGCCCACGAGATCGCTCCGAGCACCGCCGGCGGCCCGCCGCGCGTCGAGTACGAGATCAACGACAAGGGCACCGAGGAGTACTTCGCGCTGCTGCGCGAGGCGCTGAGCTCGCACGAGCAGAAGACCGACGTCCTCTCGGCCGGCATCGGCTTCATCGTCGACCTGCCGCGCGAAGAGGCGGTCGCCCTCCTCAGGAAGCGGATCGCCGGCCTCGAACAGTGGCGGTCCGCGGTCACCGAGTACTACACGCCGGAGGCCGGCCCCGAACAACTCGGGCACATCGGCGAGATCATGAACATGTGGGTGCACTCGGCCGACAGCGGCGCGGAGTGGACGCGCGGACTGATCGAACGGATCGAAGGCGGCGCGTACACGTTCGCCGGTGAGGGCGACCCCTTCGTCGGCGTCCTCGCGGACGGTCAGGAGAACCCGTACGCGACGGGACCGCGGCCGGACGACGAGGATGCCCGGTGA
- a CDS encoding HAD family hydrolase gives MIKPIELVIFDCDGVLVDSERIAVRLQVALGSELGWPLTEAEVVDRFIGRSRESICAQIAERLGEETSRLWWDRLMRRHREEVDAGLEAVDGLPEALREIGLPVCVASSGSHEKMRHTLGVTGLYDRFAGRVFSSSEVARGKPAPDLFLHAARRMGVEPAACVVVEDSRPGVEAARAAGMRALGYAGGLTAAERLAGPGTTVFHDMRDLPRLLDEAQSGGRERTPVPQAAPMAPCAP, from the coding sequence ATGATCAAGCCGATAGAGCTGGTGATATTTGACTGCGACGGTGTGCTGGTCGACAGCGAGCGCATCGCCGTGCGTCTCCAGGTGGCGCTGGGATCGGAACTCGGCTGGCCCCTGACCGAGGCGGAGGTCGTCGACCGGTTCATCGGGCGGTCCAGGGAATCCATCTGCGCCCAGATCGCCGAACGGCTGGGGGAGGAGACCTCCCGCCTCTGGTGGGACCGGCTGATGCGCCGGCACCGGGAGGAGGTGGACGCCGGCCTGGAGGCCGTCGACGGGCTGCCGGAGGCGCTGCGGGAGATCGGTCTGCCCGTCTGCGTCGCCTCCAGCGGGTCCCACGAGAAGATGCGGCACACGCTCGGAGTCACGGGGCTGTACGACCGCTTCGCGGGCCGCGTCTTCAGCTCCAGCGAGGTCGCCCGCGGCAAGCCGGCCCCCGATCTCTTCCTGCACGCCGCACGGCGGATGGGGGTCGAGCCGGCGGCCTGCGTGGTCGTCGAGGACAGCCGCCCGGGCGTCGAGGCCGCCCGCGCCGCCGGCATGCGGGCCCTCGGCTACGCGGGCGGGCTCACCGCGGCCGAGCGACTCGCGGGACCCGGCACGACCGTCTTCCACGACATGCGCGACCTCCCCCGTCTCCTCGACGAGGCGCAGTCGGGCGGCCGGGAGCGAACGCCTGTTCCCCAGGCCGCCCCGATGGCACCATGCGCCCCATGA
- a CDS encoding hemerythrin domain-containing protein, with amino-acid sequence MDGIVLLREDHKTVEKLFKEFERAGDDAQRRKRELADDIIRELTAHAWIEEQVFYPAAREAAPDTKDHVLESVEEHHAVLWMLSELVGLEPEDERFDAKMTVLIENVRHHVEEEESDWFPEVRKAMGRKRLVELGERMAEERKNAPESPLDVPSANS; translated from the coding sequence ATGGACGGCATCGTGCTGCTGCGCGAAGACCACAAGACCGTGGAGAAACTGTTCAAGGAGTTCGAGCGGGCGGGCGACGACGCCCAGCGACGCAAGCGGGAGCTGGCCGACGACATCATCCGGGAGCTCACCGCGCACGCCTGGATCGAGGAACAGGTCTTCTACCCAGCGGCACGGGAAGCGGCGCCCGACACCAAGGACCATGTCCTGGAGAGCGTCGAGGAGCACCACGCGGTGCTCTGGATGCTGTCGGAACTCGTCGGGCTCGAGCCGGAGGACGAGCGCTTCGACGCCAAGATGACGGTGCTGATCGAGAACGTCCGGCACCACGTCGAGGAGGAGGAGAGCGACTGGTTCCCCGAGGTGCGCAAGGCCATGGGGCGCAAGCGGCTGGTCGAGCTCGGCGAGCGGATGGCGGAGGAGCGGAAGAACGCGCCGGAGAGTCCGCTCGACGTACCGAGCGCGAACTCCTGA
- a CDS encoding zinc-dependent alcohol dehydrogenase yields MKAVTWQGRRKVSVETVPDPEIREPTDVIVRITTSGLCGSDLHLYEVLGPFLDPGDVLGHEPMGVVEEVGPDVRRLAPGDRVVVPFNISCGTCAMCGRGLHSQCETTQVRAYGTGASLFGYTKLYGQVPGGQAEYLRVPFGDTLPIPVPEGPPDDRFVYLSDVLPTAWQAVEYADVPPGGSVAVLGLGPIGDMAARIALLRGAGLVVGIDPVPERRERAAARGVHTVDPSDDDGEPIERVRDVTEGRGPDAVIDAVGMEAHGAPIARGLHSMVARLPDSVARGLMRRFGVDRLSALHLAVELVRRGGTVSLAGVYGGAADPMPLLVMFDKQLTFRMGQANVLRWVDRLLPLLNDDDPLGVDDFATHRLPLAKAPEAYEMFQTKRDGAVKILFKP; encoded by the coding sequence ATGAAGGCCGTCACGTGGCAGGGCCGGCGGAAGGTCTCGGTGGAGACCGTGCCCGATCCGGAGATCCGGGAGCCCACGGACGTGATCGTGCGGATCACGACGAGCGGGCTGTGCGGATCGGACCTGCATCTGTACGAGGTGCTCGGACCGTTCCTCGACCCGGGCGACGTGCTCGGGCACGAGCCGATGGGCGTGGTCGAGGAGGTCGGCCCCGACGTGCGGCGCCTCGCCCCCGGCGACCGGGTCGTGGTGCCGTTCAACATCTCCTGCGGCACCTGCGCGATGTGCGGGCGCGGCCTCCACTCCCAGTGTGAGACGACGCAGGTGCGGGCCTACGGCACCGGCGCCTCGCTGTTCGGCTACACCAAGCTGTACGGGCAGGTGCCGGGCGGCCAGGCGGAGTACCTGCGCGTACCGTTCGGCGACACCCTGCCCATCCCCGTCCCGGAGGGACCGCCGGACGACCGCTTCGTCTACCTCTCGGACGTCCTGCCGACGGCCTGGCAGGCCGTCGAGTACGCGGACGTGCCGCCCGGCGGCTCGGTCGCGGTCCTGGGCCTCGGGCCCATCGGCGACATGGCCGCCCGCATCGCGCTGCTGCGCGGCGCGGGTCTCGTCGTCGGCATCGATCCGGTGCCCGAACGCCGCGAACGGGCGGCGGCCCGCGGCGTCCACACCGTCGACCCGTCCGACGACGACGGCGAACCGATCGAGCGGGTCCGGGACGTCACCGAGGGCCGGGGCCCCGACGCCGTCATCGACGCCGTCGGCATGGAGGCGCACGGCGCGCCCATCGCCCGCGGCCTGCACTCGATGGTGGCCCGCCTGCCGGACTCCGTCGCGCGGGGCCTGATGCGCCGCTTCGGCGTCGACCGGCTCTCCGCGCTGCACCTGGCCGTGGAACTGGTGCGCCGCGGCGGGACGGTGTCGCTGGCCGGAGTGTACGGGGGAGCGGCGGACCCGATGCCCCTCCTCGTGATGTTCGACAAGCAGCTGACGTTCCGCATGGGGCAGGCGAACGTGCTGCGCTGGGTCGACCGGCTCCTGCCGCTGCTGAACGACGACGACCCCCTGGGCGTCGACGACTTCGCCACCCACCGACTGCCGCTGGCAAAGGCTCCGGAGGCGTACGAGATGTTCCAGACCAAGCGCGACGGCGCGGTGAAGATCCTCTTCAAGCCCTGA
- a CDS encoding response regulator transcription factor, with product MTDSRGGLTEQEPIRVFLLDDHEVVRRGVHDLLDAESDLCVVGEAGTAEQALVRVPALRPQVAVLDVRLPDGDGVSVCRELRSRVPDLACLMLTSFDDEEALLDAIMAGASGYVLKQITGTDLVHAVRTVASGLSMLDSGATARVMARLRGGSPQEEQRQGLPGLTEREREILALVREGLTNRQIGSRLFLAEKTVKNNISRLLAKLGVERRVQAAVIAT from the coding sequence ATGACGGACAGCAGGGGCGGGCTCACGGAGCAGGAGCCGATCAGGGTCTTCCTCCTCGACGACCACGAGGTGGTGCGCCGCGGTGTGCACGATCTGCTCGATGCCGAGTCCGACCTGTGTGTGGTCGGGGAGGCCGGCACGGCCGAGCAGGCGCTGGTGCGGGTGCCCGCGCTGCGTCCGCAGGTGGCCGTTCTCGACGTGCGCCTGCCGGACGGGGACGGCGTGAGCGTGTGCCGCGAGCTTCGCTCGCGCGTGCCCGACCTGGCCTGTCTGATGCTGACGTCGTTCGACGACGAGGAGGCTTTGCTGGACGCGATCATGGCCGGCGCGTCCGGCTACGTCCTCAAGCAGATCACCGGTACCGACCTGGTCCACGCCGTGCGTACGGTCGCCTCCGGCCTGTCCATGCTTGACTCCGGCGCCACGGCCCGCGTCATGGCCCGGCTGCGTGGCGGATCCCCGCAGGAGGAACAGCGGCAGGGTCTGCCCGGGTTGACCGAGCGGGAGCGCGAGATCCTGGCCCTGGTGAGGGAGGGACTGACCAACCGGCAGATCGGCAGCCGGCTGTTCCTCGCGGAGAAGACGGTCAAGAACAACATCTCCCGGCTCCTCGCCAAGCTGGGCGTCGAACGCCGGGTGCAGGCCGCCGTCATCGCCACCTAG
- a CDS encoding STAS domain-containing protein, with amino-acid sequence MTTPPISLTTAPLDHSRTGVALAGELDVYTAPQIEAELTRLARRTERELLLDLAGVTFCDSSGAALFLRMHRRCVADGVRLRLCRVQRLPARVIRTLGVDRAVACSFA; translated from the coding sequence ATGACGACGCCCCCGATCAGCCTGACCACGGCGCCACTCGACCACAGCAGGACGGGAGTCGCCCTCGCCGGGGAGCTGGACGTGTACACCGCCCCGCAGATCGAGGCGGAGTTGACCCGCCTGGCTCGGCGGACCGAGCGCGAACTGCTGCTGGATCTGGCGGGCGTCACGTTCTGCGACAGTTCCGGGGCGGCGCTGTTCCTGCGCATGCACCGCCGGTGCGTGGCCGACGGTGTGCGTCTGCGCCTGTGCCGCGTCCAGCGGCTTCCCGCTCGCGTGATCCGCACCCTGGGCGTGGACCGGGCCGTGGCGTGCTCCTTCGCGTGA
- a CDS encoding pyridoxamine 5'-phosphate oxidase family protein: MKDEATRTTVDDRRESVAPRRTGQLGRAEALRLLGTVSLGRIVFTHQALPAIRPVNHLMDGEDVIVRLHDGATLASLVTPTQAAGVVVAYEADVIDPETHLGWSVVVTGYARQVTDENELARFAARLRPWARHPAMNTAVRIRPDLVTGLRLTV; this comes from the coding sequence ATGAAGGACGAAGCCACGCGTACCACGGTGGACGACCGCCGTGAGTCGGTGGCGCCCCGGCGAACGGGGCAGCTCGGCCGGGCCGAGGCCCTGCGGCTGCTCGGCACCGTCTCGCTCGGACGCATCGTCTTCACGCATCAGGCCCTGCCGGCCATCCGCCCGGTCAACCACCTCATGGACGGTGAGGACGTCATCGTCCGGCTGCACGACGGCGCCACGCTCGCCTCCCTCGTGACGCCCACCCAGGCCGCCGGTGTCGTCGTGGCCTACGAGGCCGACGTCATCGACCCCGAGACCCACCTCGGGTGGAGCGTGGTGGTCACCGGGTACGCGCGCCAGGTCACGGATGAGAACGAACTCGCGCGTTTCGCCGCCCGTCTGCGCCCCTGGGCACGACACCCCGCCATGAACACCGCGGTGCGCATCCGGCCGGACCTGGTGACGGGCCTGCGGCTCACCGTGTAG